tttttctatttaattaataatacaaccttttcaaaataaataataaagaattaaaagggaaaaaaataaaagggaagtaattacttaacttataataatcaactaatcatgaagaagagaactcgactttgttttgattttcggatatgGGAAGGAAGTTTGTTGATCGGCCACTGATCTTGCATGAAAATCAGATAATAGCACCACATACGCACgtatttaaaataagtaaattccactaaaagtaaaacccggagcaacgCCCGGACCACAAACTAGTTTCATTTTAAAAGGTGGGTCACCCAAAAGAGTGAACTAGGTAGTCCGCCCATTTTCTTTCCTtattcaaaaaagaaaagaaaaaaggtgAACGTATTGATTATCAATATGAACTTTTGACTCGTCGGATGTGAGTGATTAGTGCTAATTGTTTATTGAGATGAACTTTTTGTTCTCTAAAAACAAAaccttattttaaaattttaacaagtaattttgttcatttaaaaaatctatttattatatataaaatcattttaattAGAAAATGAATTAAGTGATTTTTAAATTCCTTCTTTTTTGTTTGGTGTATTATAAACACCAAATTCACTTCGGTGTGTTTTAATGCTTTATATTTCTACTTTGTTATTCAATAATACATATTAACTTTTATCCAGGTGTTTTTTAAAGACTTGTACGTCTACTTGGGTGGCTAAAAAAACATTTTTGGAGTGAAAAATGTATTTATTAAGAAATAATGTTCGACCGAGATTATTTACGAACATATCGACCTTTTGACATTCCGAAATTAACCACAATGAATCGATGATGGGTTTGGgtgaaattcaaaatcaaaatttcccTGGCGGGTCAACTTAAATTAGGAATTCCAACTCAAAATTAGAAAACCCCAGTAGAAGTGTTCCCGCCCCAGCAATTGAAATTGCCCTCCCTTTCGCTCGTCAATCCCCCCCCtcctgattttttttcatttccaaacccttcaaaaatcaaaacccccaaatccaaatccacccattttctctctccttcccccTTTCCCCTAAATATTCGTTTTCCGCGCGAATTCGCCATCACTCAAATCTCCGATTGTCGCTTGTTTTCAGGCTTTCTCTCTCTCAAGGTCAGTGCCCTAAATCGATTTAATTGTAGTCGTACTCCCTTCTAACTCTAATTTCTTGTTTTTTTCGCAGTTTGATTTTGTTGTATAAATTTTTGATTAGGGTTTCAAAAGCAAATCGATTTCAAATTTTGGTACTTTCTAGGAAATCGTTGTTTAGATTAAACTAATGGGTGAGGATAAATCTGGAAAGAGCGAAAATCGTCCAGCACTGGGTAATATAACAAATCAACTTGGAAAAAGAGGGTTTTCTTTGATTTCTCGCAGTCCACCCTCTAAATCCAAGAGCTGTAATAGTCAAAATACTGATGATACAGTCAGCGATTCCAATTTCTGGAAGCAAGTTTCTTTGGTTGTTGAGAAATTAGAAAACGAAAGAAGCGGTTCTTCCGCCAAATGCCCTAAGATTACTAATGAAGTTGGGTTGTCGCCTTTGAGAGGCGGTAAGACCTATCGATTACTTAATACTCCTGTCCGTTCTCGAAAGAGTTTGCCTGATGTTTCTCATGAGACTAAGGAGCCTTCTAGTTCTGCGTTAGATAATATAGATTTGGATGCTGTTAATGTGGGTGAGAGTTTGAAGGAAAGTCGTGTTCCGGAGGTGAAATCCGGTGAGGACTTAAGGGATTGTGTTGAGGGTGGAAAGGAATACCAAGGTGAGGAAACTAGAGAAACTCCTGATGTTGCAGAAATTGGCAGCACTAATGAAGGTTTGGAAACCCGAGTTGTGAGTGACAATGGAAGGGATGTTGGTGTTGAGTGCTTGACAACTAGTCAATCTGAATCAGCCGTGAGTTCGAGATTGAACGCGTCCCAGGAGTTGAAAGGATTTGGATTAGAGAGATGCACGGCATTGAAAGGGGGTGATGATGGCTGTAGTTTGGATGGTGGTATTGACTCATTGAAGAATTGCTCATGTTCATTTTGCAGCAAAGGTATGCAATCCTTTTTCCCGGTGAATTGACCTATATTTGATGAAGATGGTTTTAAGCAATTAGtaattttgttattttcttttgtttttggaGAACAGCTGGTTATATATGGTCTGATCTGCATTATCAGGATGTCAAAAGCCGAATATCAAGTAAAAAACTGTTTCTTTATGCTAACATGTTGATGGTTTGATCCAATTTTTGTGCTATAACTTAACATTTATGGTTCAATCATTTTTAGTAATGGTGAAAAGTCAAAAGGAAGCTAGCAATTTGGTACAAAAATACTCTGTGGAAAATGAAATTGGCAGCCACACCCAAGAGAGCTTCAATAATGTCGCCCAATTAGAAACTGATCTCACGAGTCATTGGAGATCACTATTTCTTCACATGGAGGATATGTTCGGTAGTGAAGGCAGCCAACTAGTAAGTTCTACCTGACTCAGGAATTTTAGTCAGAATGTGACATGCAATGGTGTTCTTGAATATATCACTGATTTACTAGATCTGTCTCACATTATGTAGCTGTATTGAACTATTTGCTGTAAGCATTTTGAACCATCTATGTCAAGTTTTCTTGTCTTATTCACACATTTCATTCTCTTGCAGCAAAACAATTTTCTTGCTCTGAAGGATTTAAGAGATGACTATAAGATGAATTTAGAGATGATAAATGGAATGCCTTCGGATGTGCAGCAATGTTCTTCAGATGGTTCTGATCATACAATAGTTTAGGAAGTTTGGTCTTTGCAGGTCTGGCCCTTTCTACCCCCTTGTCTCAATTTAGAATTGTTTTAGTAGCCTGAATCACATCCCTGTGTTATGTCATTAGCGTGTCTGTAGTTGTGTATCAATGTAATACGTATACTACAAACAAAGACTTCTGGCAGCAACACAATTTGCAAAAGTTGATCGTAGAAGCTATGTTTCAGATCTATGTTACCATGTATATTTGGCCCTCTATGAAAAAGCTTCAATTACATTGAATAACATTCCATTTCACCCTAACCACCCTGATATAACACGAATTCTATTGGAAGGTTCAAGTATTGAGCTAATGAATGCTTTTACTAGATGGT
This genomic stretch from Spinacia oleracea cultivar Varoflay chromosome 3, BTI_SOV_V1, whole genome shotgun sequence harbors:
- the LOC110794592 gene encoding uncharacterized protein, translated to MGEDKSGKSENRPALGNITNQLGKRGFSLISRSPPSKSKSCNSQNTDDTVSDSNFWKQVSLVVEKLENERSGSSAKCPKITNEVGLSPLRGGKTYRLLNTPVRSRKSLPDVSHETKEPSSSALDNIDLDAVNVGESLKESRVPEVKSGEDLRDCVEGGKEYQGEETRETPDVAEIGSTNEGLETRVVSDNGRDVGVECLTTSQSESAVSSRLNASQELKGFGLERCTALKGGDDGCSLDGGIDSLKNCSCSFCSKAGYIWSDLHYQDVKSRISIMVKSQKEASNLVQKYSVENEIGSHTQESFNNVAQLETDLTSHWRSLFLHMEDMFGSEGSQLQNNFLALKDLRDDYKMNLEMINGMPSDVQQCSSDGSDHTIV